A window of Sagittula sp. P11 genomic DNA:
GCATCGACCACCTGATGGCGCACTGGCTGGTGGCCGATTACAAGGCCTCGCCCGCCTTCGACAAGGCGAACGCGGTTTCCTTCACCTCTTATTGCGGCGGGGTGCCCAAGGTGCCGAACGCCTTCCGCTACAAGTTCTCCTGGGCGCCGGTGGGCGTGCTGAAAGCGCTGCGCTCGCCCTCGCGCTCGATCCGGCACTACGAGGAGCTGGAGGTCGCGCACCCCTGGGACGCGCTGACCCGCTACGACGCGCCGCTCGACCCGCCGGAAAGCTTCGAGGTCTATCCGAACCGCGATTCGCTGCCGTTCATGGCGGAGTACGGCTTTGGCGGCGACTGGCAGGTGAAGGACTTCGTGCGCGGCACGCTGCGGCTGAACGGCTGGGCGGAGGCGTGGAAGGACATCTTCGCCGAGGCGCCGGGCGCCTCCGAGGCGCGCCTGCAGGAGATCGCCGACAAGCTGCTGGCCGAGAACGGCTATGACAAGGGCGAGCCGGACCGCGTGGTGCTGTGCGTGTCGCTGAAGGCGGAGCGCGACGGCACGCCGGTCTATCACAAGACCTGGGTGATGGACGCCTGGGGCGACGCGCGCGGATCGGCCATGGCGCGGCTGGTGTCGGTGCCGGTGAGCTGGGCAGTGCAGTCGGTGCTGGCCCGCGAGGTCCCCGCCGGCGTGACCGCTGCGCCGTCCGACCCGCGTCTGGTCAACCGCTGGCTCGACGGCGTGAAGGGGCTGGCGCAGCGGATGACGGTCGTGGATCACCTGTCGTGAAGGAGTGAGTCGAGGGTAAACGCATGAAGATCTGGGCATTCTTGATATTCTGGCCGGGCGCCGTCGCGGCGGGGCACACGGTCTGCCACGAGGTTCTGGCGGTGGAGGGCTGGCAGGCGTCGGCCTTTCCGTCGGGTATCGTCCATGACGTTCAGGTGACGGGC
This region includes:
- a CDS encoding saccharopine dehydrogenase family protein gives rise to the protein MTVHWIGTGLSTVPGLRRLIDEGVPVVVWNRTVDKARAAVGDRDVDVRAFAPEVLKGALSEGDVVVSMLPADWHVPLAEMALEAGAQFVSSSYISPEMRALASKARAADARLVNEVGLDPGIDHLMAHWLVADYKASPAFDKANAVSFTSYCGGVPKVPNAFRYKFSWAPVGVLKALRSPSRSIRHYEELEVAHPWDALTRYDAPLDPPESFEVYPNRDSLPFMAEYGFGGDWQVKDFVRGTLRLNGWAEAWKDIFAEAPGASEARLQEIADKLLAENGYDKGEPDRVVLCVSLKAERDGTPVYHKTWVMDAWGDARGSAMARLVSVPVSWAVQSVLAREVPAGVTAAPSDPRLVNRWLDGVKGLAQRMTVVDHLS